A single Campylobacter ureolyticus ACS-301-V-Sch3b DNA region contains:
- the tyrS gene encoding tyrosine--tRNA ligase, producing the protein MVNLDEIYKELERGVSEIIDEEKVKDLIKNYYEKGENFYVKIGMDPTAPDLHLGHSVTLQKMAFLQAHGAIIMFLIGDFTAQIGDPSGKSETRKKLSKDVVLENAKTYEEQVFKVLDRNKTKIMFNSEWTNSMSAADMIELASTYSVARMLERDDFEKRYKNQTPISISEFLYPLLQGHDSVVMKCDIEMGGTDQKFNLLMGRHLQRIYNTGKEQAVITMPLLVGLDGVNKMSKSLNNYIGVTDEPNQMYAKTLSISDELMWEWYKLLSTKSLKEIDELKKGVENGTIHPKEVKEALALEITARFHDESLAKKAKEEFDKIHSLNKLPSSMEEFEIKDEIWVVEAIVKCGLAGSNSQARRHIKANAFSIDQKKIDDENLVLKKGKYVLQIGKKNFAKLKVV; encoded by the coding sequence GTGGTAAATTTAGATGAGATTTATAAAGAATTAGAAAGAGGCGTAAGCGAAATAATAGATGAAGAAAAAGTAAAAGATTTAATAAAAAATTATTATGAAAAAGGTGAAAATTTTTATGTAAAAATAGGTATGGATCCAACTGCTCCAGATCTTCATTTAGGACACTCTGTAACTCTTCAAAAAATGGCTTTTTTACAAGCTCATGGCGCTATTATTATGTTTTTAATAGGTGATTTTACAGCTCAAATAGGCGATCCATCTGGAAAAAGTGAAACTAGAAAAAAACTAAGCAAAGATGTTGTTTTAGAAAATGCAAAAACCTATGAAGAGCAAGTTTTTAAGGTTTTGGATAGAAATAAAACAAAGATTATGTTCAACTCCGAGTGGACTAATAGCATGAGTGCGGCTGACATGATAGAACTAGCTTCAACTTATAGCGTTGCACGAATGCTAGAAAGAGATGATTTTGAAAAAAGATATAAAAATCAAACTCCAATTTCAATAAGTGAGTTTTTATACCCACTTTTACAAGGTCATGATAGTGTTGTTATGAAATGCGATATAGAAATGGGCGGAACTGATCAAAAATTTAATCTTTTAATGGGCAGACACTTACAAAGAATTTACAATACTGGAAAAGAACAAGCTGTTATTACTATGCCGCTTTTAGTTGGGCTTGATGGGGTTAATAAAATGAGCAAATCCCTAAATAATTATATTGGTGTAACAGATGAACCAAACCAAATGTATGCAAAAACTTTAAGTATAAGTGATGAGCTTATGTGGGAGTGGTATAAGCTTTTAAGTACAAAAAGTTTAAAAGAAATTGATGAGCTTAAAAAAGGTGTTGAAAATGGCACCATTCACCCAAAAGAAGTTAAGGAAGCTTTGGCTTTAGAAATTACTGCAAGATTTCATGATGAGAGTTTAGCAAAAAAAGCAAAAGAAGAGTTTGATAAAATTCACTCCTTAAATAAACTTCCAAGCTCTATGGAAGAATTTGAGATAAAAGATGAAATCTGGGTGGTTGAAGCTATTGTAAAATGTGGCTTAGCTGGTTCAAACTCACAAGCTAGAAGGCATATAAAGGCAAATGCTTTTAGTATAGATCAAAAAAAGATAGATGATGAAAATTTGGTATTAAAAAAAGGTAAATATGTTCTTCAAATAGGAAAGAAAAACTTTGCAAAATTAAAGGTCGTTTGA